The Bos indicus x Bos taurus breed Angus x Brahman F1 hybrid chromosome 10, Bos_hybrid_MaternalHap_v2.0, whole genome shotgun sequence genome has a segment encoding these proteins:
- the SLIRP gene encoding SRA stem-loop-interacting RNA-binding protein, mitochondrial, translated as MAASAARGAMALRTNIGRPVAFVRKIPWTAASSELREHFAQFGHVRKCTVPFDKETGFHKGMGWIHFSSEEELHNALQQENHVIDGVKLHVQPQRPKALQGDQTSDEEKDF; from the exons ATGGCGGCTTCGGCAGCGAGGGGCGCTATGGCGCTGCGTACGAACATCGGCCGGCCGGTTGCGTTTGTCAGAAAAATTCCCTGGACGGCGGCCTCAA GTGAGCTGAGAGAACACTTTGCACAATTTGGCCATGTACGAAAATGCACTGTTCCTTTT gaCAAAGAGACTGGCTTTCACAAAGGTATGGGTTGGATTCACTTTTCTTCAGAAGAAGAACTTCACAATGCACTACAACAGGAAAATCATGTTATTGATGGAGTAAAG ctcCATGTTCAACCTCAAAGACCCAAAGCTTTACAAGGAGACCAAACATCTGATGAAGAGAAAGATTTTTGA